The Acidobacteriota bacterium DNA window GCCACGGCCGCGCGCTCGCCGAAGCGGAGCGGGGCGAGGTACTGCGCCTCCGCCCGGACCACCGGCAGGAGGAGACCGCTCTTCACGAGATCGGGGAGCGGGTGGCCGCACCTCTCCAGCAGGGCGGCCATCGCGTCGTTGAAGGCCTCGAGGTAGCGGGGGAAGAAAACGACCCCGCCGGCGTCCACGTCCTGCAGGCGCACCGGCCAGGGATGGCGGATCGCCGCCCGCGCCCTCAGCAGCTCGTCGCGGGTGAACCGGAGGTGCATGCGGCGAATGCTACCTCGACTCGCGGCGGCAGCCGGCCCCGGAAAAGCGGGGCGCCGGCGGAGGGCCGGTGCTATCGTCCGGCGCGAGGAGCCGACGATGGACGGAACGCCGATCCTCCCTGCCGCCGACGAACGCCTCGGGCGCCGGGTGCTCGCGTGGCTCGAGCGCCTGGTGCGGATCGACAGCCAGAGCGACGAGACCTCGAGCGCCATCCCGTCGACACCCGGCCAGAAGGAGCTCGCCGACGTGGTGGCCGCAGCCCTCGCCGCGGCCGGCGCACGGGTGGAGCGCGACGCGCACGCGAGCGTGCTCGCGTCGTTGCCCGGCCGCGGACCCGGGGCCGGCGCCCCACCTTTGGCCTTCAGCGCCCACCTCGACACCTCCCGCGGGACCCGGGCCGTGGACCGGCTGCACCTCCTCCCGGGCTGGCGCGGCGAGCCGATCCCCTACCCGGCGAACCCTTCTCTCGTCGTCGACGCCCGGAACTACCCCGCCGCCCGTCCCTTCATCGGGCAGGACATCGTCCACGGCCCCGGCGACGCCCCGTTCGGTCTCGACGACAAGCTCGGGCTGGCCGAGATGCTCGTCCTGGCCGAACTCCTCGCCGAGCGGCCGGAGATCCCTCGTCCTCCGCTGCTGCTGATCGCGCGGGCCGACGAGGAGATCGGGCGGATGGAGGCGGTCGTCGGGCTCGCGGAGGAGCTTGCGCGCCGCGGCGTTCGGACCGGCTTCACCCTGGATGGCATCGCGCCCTACGAGATCAACGTCGAGAACTTCAACGCCTCGCAGGCGACGGTGTTCTTCCCGGACGCGCCGCTCGAACGGCCGGTTCCGCCCGGCTGGCGCCGCGTCACGCTCGCCCTCGGGGGGGTGAACACCCACGGGGCCACCGCGCGCGAGGAGGGGTACCGGGCGGCGACCCGCTTCGCGGCCGAGATCCTCGCCCGACTGGAGCGGATCGGAATCGTGCCCGCGCGCGCGGTGCCGGCCGCCTTCGCTTCCGACCCCTCCCGCGACTGCGACGGCGTGTTCGAGCTGGCCGCGAAAGACGCCCCGCCCGTGATCGAGGCGATCCGGGCCGCGGCGGCCGAGATCGTCGAGCCGCACGCGCCGCGCGGTGCCCGGCTCGCCTGCGCCACCGCCGGCCCGGTGGAGCGCCGGCCGGGCCGCGCCGCCGGCGATGCGCTCCGGTTCGTCGGGCGCCTGCTCTCCTCGCGACCGGGCTTTCCGATCGCCGCCGAGGAGTCGTCCGGCCGCGAGGGTTACTCCGCCCCGTACCGGTCGATGCCGGTCGAGGGAGGCCAGCGCGTCGACGTGCGCCTGCGCGACTTCGACGCGGGGCGGCTCCGCGAGCGGGAGCGGCACGTGGAAGCGGTCGCCCGCGAAGGCGGCGGCCCGGCCCCGCGCGTGGAGATCGCCCGCCAGTACGTGAACATGGGCCCGCGGCTCGCGGAGCGGCCCGAGCTGCTCGACTGGCCCCGCCGCGCCGCCGAGGCGGCGGGCGTGGCCGCCGAGATCCGCCCGATTCGCGGGGGCACCGGCGTCGATCCGTTCCTCGACCGCGGCACCGCACTCGCGAATCTCGGGACCGGGTACTTCGCTCCCGAGAGCGAGAAGGAGTTCACCTCGCTGCAGGCGATGGCCGGGCACGTGCGATGGCTCGCCGCGCTCGTGCAGGTCGCGGCCGCCGCGCGTCCGCGCTGATCCCGCTCAGTACTGGACGAGCGATCCCTCCCGCTTCGCGCGGCGGACCGCGACGCGGGCTCCCGCCAACCCGATCGGCACGAGAACGGCGGCGAAGCCGGCCAGCGCCGCCAGATCCGGAGCGATCTGGCGGAGGCCCTCTCCGCGCAGGAGCGCCCCGCGGACCGCCTCGGTCGCGTACGAGACCGGGATCAACTTCGAGATCCACGCGATCCCGGGCGGGAGGGAGGCCGAGGGGATCACCACGTTGCCGAACAGGAAGGACAGCGAGCTGATGACGAAGTTGACCGGGTTGCCCCGCTTGAAGTAGAGGACGAACGCCGCCGAGAGGATGCCGATCCCCGACAGCGCGACGACGGTGAAGATCACCGCCGCGACCGCGCCGATCAGGCTGCCGGGATTCAGCCGCACGCCGAACACGACCACTCCGAAGAAGAGCAGCAGGGCCGACTGCAGCGCGGCGAACGTGTAGCTCCACGAGCTCGAGGCGAGCACGAGATGCCCCAGGCGCGCCCTCGTCACCAGCATCGCCTCCAGCGTCCCGGTCGTCTGCTCGAGGCGGATCTGCGCGGCGTAGGCGTTCAGGGAGACCTCGAGGAACCGGTTGACCATCAGCCCGACGAGCACGTAGGAGAAGTAATCCAGCCCGCCCGTCTGCCGGAGCAGCCGTGCGGAGTCGCCGGCGCCGCCGATGAAGCGCGCCATGAAGTACCAGATGGTCGCGTTCACGAACAGGCCGATCACCTGCAGCAGGAACGCGAGGCGGTAGGAGAACTCCGTCTGGAAGTCGCGGACGAGGAAGGCCCAGGCGGTCCGGAGAAGGCCTCTCACGGCGACACCTCCGCGGACGCCGCGTCGTCCGTCACCAGCCGCTCGAACACCTCTTCCAGGTCCGGCTCCACCGGGGAGATCTCGAGGACCCGCCCGCCTCCGCGGTGCAGCTCGGCGAGCCAACGGTCGAGATCGGCTTCCTCGGCGAGCTGAACCACCACCTCCTCCTCGTCGCCCGCCCGCGACCTCCGGACGAGGCGCCCGACACCGGGGGGCGGGGCTCCGGCGATCCGCGCCCGGTACTGCCGCCCCGTCAAGCCTCTCCGCCGCAGGGCCGCCGGGGTCTCCGCCGCGCGGATGCGTCCGCGCGCCACCACGGCGACCCGGTCGCAGAGCTGCTCGGCCTCCGCGAGGTTGTGCGTCGCCAGGAGAATGGTCTTGCCGTCCCGGGCGTGAAGCTCTTCCCGGATCCAGCGCCGCAGGCGCGCCGCGCTGACCGGGTCCAGGCTCCGCGTCGGCTCGTCCATCAGCAGCACGGGAGGGTCGGCGAGCAGCGCGCGGGCGATCGCCAGGCGCTGGCGCATCCCCGACGAGAAGTCGCCGAACCGGCGTTCCGCCTCCCCGCTCAGCTCGACACGCTCGAGCAGGGACGCCACGCGGCGCCGCCGCTCCGCGGCGCGCAGGCCGTGCAACCGGGCGAAAAAGTCGAGGTTCTCGCGAGCGGTTAGCCGCCAGTAGAAAGACCGCTCGTCGCCGTGAACGAGGCCGAGCACACCGGTGAGGTCTCCGCTTTCGGCCGGCACGCCGTAGACCACGGCACGCCCGCGGTCGGGAAGAACCAGTCCGCTGAGAATCTTGAGCAGCGTCGTCTTGCCTGCGCCGTTCGGGCCGAGAAGGCCGAGGAGTTCGCCCCGCTCCACCACCAGGTCGATGCCGCGCAGCGCCGGAACGCGCTCGGGACGCTTCCAGGGGGCCGAGAGCACTTGCCCCACGGTTCGGCGCCGCGGAAACGACTTGTGAAGGTCCACCACCTGGACGGCCGGACCGTTGTCGGACGCGCGCTCCACGGCGCCCAAGGATAGCGCGGCGCGCCGACGCCGCGCCCCGGGTTGACCGCCGTGGGCCGCTCGTCTACGATCCGCGCGGGGTACAGGAGCGTCCGCCGAAACGAACGCACGCCGTGCCGACGGGAGGCAGCGGATGCCGCAGGCGGTCGTGGTGATACCGGCCCGCTGGGCATCGAAGCGCTTCCCCGGCAAGGTGCTCGCCCCGCTCGCAGGCCGTCCCCTCGTGCTCCACGCCTGCGGCATCGCGAGCCGCGCCCGAACGGTCCGGCGCGTGATCGTGGCGACGGACGACGACCGGGTCCGCCACGCGGTCGAGGAGGCGGGCTTCGAGGCCGCGATGACGGCGCCGGATCACCCCAGCGGCACCGACCGCGTGGCCGAGGTCGCGCGGGGGCTGGAGGAGGCGATCGTCATCGGGCTGCAGGCCGACGAGCCGTTCCTGGAGCCGGGGGACCTCGACGCGCTCGCGAGCGCCGTCGCCGCCCCCGGCGGTCCCCGCCTCGCCACCCTCGCCGCCCCGCTCCGCGGGCGGGAGGCGTGGCTCGACCCGAACGCGGTGAAGGTGGCGGCGGCCGCCGACGGGCGGGCGCTCTACTTCTCGCGCGCGCCGATACCGTACGTCCGCCGCGGCGGCCTCCTCGAGCAGCCTCCCGCGGGCGGGCCGCCCGCGTGCGCCCGGCTGCACGTGGGGGTCTACGCCTGGCGGCGCGAGGCGCTGCTGGAGTTCGCCGGCCTGCCGCCGTCGCCGCTCGAGAAGGCCGAGGGGCTCGAACAGCTGCGGGCGCTCGAGGCGGGCTGGCGGGTGCTGGTCCTGCCCGCGAGCGGCCGGCCGATGGGCGTGGACACGCCGGAGGATCTGGAACGGGCCGAGCGGGAGTTCGGCCGCACCACCGGGACGGGGCCTCGATGATTCCGATCAACAAGGTTCGCGACACGCGTTACATCTTCATCACCGGCGGCGTCACCTCTTCCCTCGGGAAGGGCCTCGCCGCCGCCTCGATCGCCCGGCTGCTCGAGTCGCGCGGCTTCAGGGTCACCATCCAGAAGCTCGACCCGTACATCAACGTCGATCCGGGGACGATGAGCCCCTTCCAGCACGGCGAGGTCTACGTTACGGACGACGGCGCCGAGACCGACCTCGACCTCGGCCACTACGAGCGGTTCACATCGATCCGGACGTCACAGAAGAACAACTACACCGCCGGCCGCATCTATCACCAGGTCATCCAGAAGGAACGCCGGGGCGACTACCTGGGCGCGACGGTCCAGGTGATCCCGCACGTGACCGACGAAATCAAGGAGGCGATCCGAACGCTGTCCCCGGGGTACGAGATCCAGCTCGTCGAGATCGGCGGCACGGTCGGCGACATCGAGTCGCTGCCCTTCCTCGAGGCCATCCGCCAGATGAGGCTGGAGTTGGGACCGCGGCGCGCGATCTTCATCCACCTGACGCTGGTCCCGTGGCTGCCCGCGTCGCGCGAACTGAAGACCAAGCCCACGCAGCACTCGGTGAGGGAACTGCGGGCGATCGGCATCCAGCCGGACATCCTCCTGTGCCGGTGCGACCGGCCCCTGCCGGTGGAGATCAAGCGCAAGATCGCGCTCTTCTGCAACGTCAGCGAGGACCAGGTGATCGCCGCCCCGGACGTGGACAACATCCACGAGGTGCCGCTGCGGCTGTCCGCGGAGGGGATCGACGAGATCATCACCAAGCTGCTCGACCTCCCGTACCGGAAGCGCCGTCTCGAGGACTGGCAGGAGCTGGTCGA harbors:
- a CDS encoding acyl-CoA thioesterase; the protein is MHLRFTRDELLRARAAIRHPWPVRLQDVDAGGVVFFPRYLEAFNDAMAALLERCGHPLPDLVKSGLLLPVVRAEAQYLAPLRFGERAAVAVVGVHCGRAGRLALGYRVERADGAPAAVGQTDHRAVSAAGFERTELPGPLREALLRAVGGG
- a CDS encoding M20/M25/M40 family metallo-hydrolase — its product is MDGTPILPAADERLGRRVLAWLERLVRIDSQSDETSSAIPSTPGQKELADVVAAALAAAGARVERDAHASVLASLPGRGPGAGAPPLAFSAHLDTSRGTRAVDRLHLLPGWRGEPIPYPANPSLVVDARNYPAARPFIGQDIVHGPGDAPFGLDDKLGLAEMLVLAELLAERPEIPRPPLLLIARADEEIGRMEAVVGLAEELARRGVRTGFTLDGIAPYEINVENFNASQATVFFPDAPLERPVPPGWRRVTLALGGVNTHGATAREEGYRAATRFAAEILARLERIGIVPARAVPAAFASDPSRDCDGVFELAAKDAPPVIEAIRAAAAEIVEPHAPRGARLACATAGPVERRPGRAAGDALRFVGRLLSSRPGFPIAAEESSGREGYSAPYRSMPVEGGQRVDVRLRDFDAGRLRERERHVEAVAREGGGPAPRVEIARQYVNMGPRLAERPELLDWPRRAAEAAGVAAEIRPIRGGTGVDPFLDRGTALANLGTGYFAPESEKEFTSLQAMAGHVRWLAALVQVAAAARPR
- a CDS encoding ABC transporter ATP-binding protein; translation: MPQAWSTRGRPASGASTLPGKRFDAQRAGITTTACGIRCLPSARRAFVSADAPVPRADRRRAAHGGQPGARRRRAALSLGAVERASDNGPAVQVVDLHKSFPRRRTVGQVLSAPWKRPERVPALRGIDLVVERGELLGLLGPNGAGKTTLLKILSGLVLPDRGRAVVYGVPAESGDLTGVLGLVHGDERSFYWRLTARENLDFFARLHGLRAAERRRRVASLLERVELSGEAERRFGDFSSGMRQRLAIARALLADPPVLLMDEPTRSLDPVSAARLRRWIREELHARDGKTILLATHNLAEAEQLCDRVAVVARGRIRAAETPAALRRRGLTGRQYRARIAGAPPPGVGRLVRRSRAGDEEEVVVQLAEEADLDRWLAELHRGGGRVLEISPVEPDLEEVFERLVTDDAASAEVSP
- the kdsB gene encoding 3-deoxy-manno-octulosonate cytidylyltransferase, encoding MPQAVVVIPARWASKRFPGKVLAPLAGRPLVLHACGIASRARTVRRVIVATDDDRVRHAVEEAGFEAAMTAPDHPSGTDRVAEVARGLEEAIVIGLQADEPFLEPGDLDALASAVAAPGGPRLATLAAPLRGREAWLDPNAVKVAAAADGRALYFSRAPIPYVRRGGLLEQPPAGGPPACARLHVGVYAWRREALLEFAGLPPSPLEKAEGLEQLRALEAGWRVLVLPASGRPMGVDTPEDLERAEREFGRTTGTGPR
- a CDS encoding CTP synthase, producing MIPINKVRDTRYIFITGGVTSSLGKGLAAASIARLLESRGFRVTIQKLDPYINVDPGTMSPFQHGEVYVTDDGAETDLDLGHYERFTSIRTSQKNNYTAGRIYHQVIQKERRGDYLGATVQVIPHVTDEIKEAIRTLSPGYEIQLVEIGGTVGDIESLPFLEAIRQMRLELGPRRAIFIHLTLVPWLPASRELKTKPTQHSVRELRAIGIQPDILLCRCDRPLPVEIKRKIALFCNVSEDQVIAAPDVDNIHEVPLRLSAEGIDEIITKLLDLPYRKRRLEDWQELVEKARSPRGEVVIAMVGKYVSYEDSYKSLNEALRHGGLANRVAVKLKFIDAERLEEDEGEDLLADVDGVLVPGGFGDRGVEGMIRAVRIARERQIPFLGICLGMQCAVIETARSLAHLEGANSTEFDPNTPHNVIDLLPEQRGIEDLGGTMRLGASPVRLTPGTLAHQLYGRAEISERHRHRYEVNNEYLPALRDAGLIPSGIFPAKELVEVVEREDHPWFVACQYHPEFKSRPLDPHPLFRGFIGAALRYGAARER